A segment of the Cydia splendana chromosome 16, ilCydSple1.2, whole genome shotgun sequence genome:
ttattataaaattgcgtttgaaATGTTCATGTTTTACGACTTTTTGGCATCAAAATAAGGTTTTTGGCAAGACTGTTATCAAACAATAATTTTAGATATCTTACGTCAGTATTAGCAAGAACTTTATACGGGTACggttttgtaatggattcaagtattaaatttaatgatAGATTTGTAGCTATACCATATTGATTAcgatttaaatactattttcaaaATCTGTTCGCGAAATAAGTTCCACATATTTTCCATGATTCGTTCACCGAACGGCCGTTCGGTGAATGGTACCCATGGTCTCTGCTACCGAACTCATGTTGCGTTGGCCATGTTTCTATTCAACGTTCATTAGAATATCATCCTTATTACGATAACGGCTAGGtcgatatttatatgtttattttttgtgaCTATGATTTCAATGCCAGCGCTTCTCAAACTTTAGACATACTTACTGGACGCCTGATAATAGTCTCCGATTGTGGACAAAAAAACtcaataagataataaaaataatacagcaataatattttatacaggATGGTCCAAAACTTgatgtccaaaattttttttggacccTCTCGTGGAGTGGGCGATTGTGACTTTataaacttttaacttttgttatgatattccggggttcccatacagggtgcctaaaaaataactgcattcccattgtcagcgaggttttgggattataccgagcaacttttactatgggaccaaccccgaaatcgcgaaaaaaaatttacccttccatagaaaatggaccaattaaaatgtatgaaacagccaaattttttttatacatatacgtacatgttttataattgttgcatacctacctatttggtacgacttatttttcaataaaaaaagacacgtcaagatcgcttaccgtctttctaatgctaaaaaacaaaGTATAGTAGGGATTTAATACTGAACTACTAAAGTTTGAGCACCACTCAACACCATattttcatacaattatttCCTAGTTCGGTAATGCGGCCTCCCTATTCGGTATAATGTGCAAATCACGTTTCTTAGTTCGGTAAATGGTACAATCAAGGAAACCggaaaaaattactttaaaaatgtttttaatatacGTGCAATCATTTCAGTAATTTATAGGTATGTTTAAATGAGGACAAATTTACCTGTGTTTCTATTATAGTAGTGAACATATGCGTATGAAAATACCAGagctaattaaaaaaagaaacgtGCTTTCTGGTCTTAAGCGTTCGGTGGAgcgtacatttaccttatagtccggtcttagcccccagcgtcttctttttgttccccaatcttaaaaaggatctgcatggaatattttttttctgatgatgaagcattgaaggcggcagtggaggagcatttttacaccaaagataaaaaaaattttttatcggggatttaaaaaaaattgatcgatCTTTTAAGTGGATGAACATAGGGagggagtatattgaaaaataaaaatatcaaacttttcgtacttgtttgttttcattttcataccgagaatattttgaacacccctcgtatATTGACAAAACACGCCAAGTTttataatcttatctcaactacaaaggggtgctcaaacactttgaaatttttcaaagttgtatgaaatccaaaaaagaaaaatattattttttagatttttatgtgagtagtagttttgacattattagaaagtgtgatttaaaagttattaagtaaataaaaaaaatatttctatttttatgatttttttaggtgaaattcaaaaaatcttacttttgataaattataaaaaatagaattaaaaatgtttttctactttaaaacttataaatgacatgtgcaaatagtgtgaaaacagatacttaaacaaaattttgaataataaatactttttttttttggtttcatacaacatacaaaatttcaaagtggttgagcacccccttgtagttgagataaagttacgaaacttggtgtattttatcagcataataagtgtaactaaataagggggtgccccgtaggaaaataataaaaaatgttttttgaaccaccaaACCCTAAAAATCCGTGACTATAGGTACAGAGATTATAGGTTCTTATACTAATAAACGACGGACTCAAAAAGATCATTAAACTACATATGTAGAAGCATAGTTAAACACATATCTCAAGCAACAAGTACTTTTAGGCGTAAATCCCTCAGATAGAGAGATAAAGGAATAGCTAAGggatcccttaaagggataaggttgcctttgtactaataatgtgttatttttcctgtttgaTGTTTCTTTTTTGTACAATTGGTAAactattttactactactactatgtgTAATAGCTTGAGTATACGCCCCCTTACTATAGTTATCTTTGACAACTTCTACACCCACACGATACACACGTAGTCAATAAAATTACCTATATTTCAGAAGCGGAAGATAACGGCTGCTCATACTCCAACAAACTAGAGCGTTGCCTGATGCTGCGGCTCGCTGACAGGAAAACTAACGCTTCAGGACCTCAACCTCAAAGTGGACAACACTAATTACCGCTTGAGCTTTCACGGATTTCTTTAACTGCCTgcttaataacaaaaataacacatatcagtgaaagaacaaagatcaaagtcaaatggcgttctaagtttaaatcatgtgtagaaagatggcagtaaatttactgtggctacaaaatttactttgacaatccgcctctatactaaattctctttgttGATATTAACCTTTTCATCTTCTTTCGGGCAGTAGAGCGAAAAGAAAATGAATTGAGCTATAGATCTATTCTATCTAAAAATCTGCAGGACATCCATGTTACCCGATCCATAGATGATTTATGCGACTTATGGCAATGCCGAAGGTTATAAAgatttataggtattattatatatttcaatGTAGAAATTTGTTATGTTTAGGTAGATAATTGCTGGTATTTAGTATTACACTATATATTGACATTTGTTATTGTGCTGAATGTGCGTATAAAATGATCACTGTGCTTATCTGAATGTTTGTGCCACTTTTTCAAGTTTCGCTGTCTGAAGGTTGTCTCGAAGAGAACACTGTTTAGGGATAAGTCCGCCTGTTACCTACTTAGGTAGACTCCAATTAGTTTTCTGTAGGTATCTTTTTATTTTGTAGAGTGCAATAaggttatatttattattaagcatatactatgtaatatgtatctcccacattttttttttttttcaattataagTATGTAAGTCACCAGTAGACATAGATGCAAATCAGAATAAATTCTGAACCTCAATTGTTTTTTAatgttccgtcacacaggcgcgttttccgagCGGGGTGTGAACGTTTTatgtatatgtaaaagcggcgcgccccgctcacgccccgcccggaaaacgcgcctgtgtgacgaagcctttatttaatttacgcgTATACTATAACCGGGTAGCGTGGGTACGAGAATGGATTTGGGAAATATATGAAGGAGGACTTAAATTTCGTCATATTTCTAATTTGATGTGGAAGTACTGGGTCCGGTAGCCCGTCCATGTTCAAAGGCGCCCCGGTCTGAAATAGGTAACAcacataggtacttaagtaataCTTAAGTAGATATAAACATATTTAAATGCTCTTTCGCCGAAGGAAAAAACCTTATTaaggaaaccgggctaatcccgAAAAGGGCTAGTTTTTCCTCTTGGTTGGTAGGTCAGATGGCACTTGCGCCACTTGCTTGCCAAGATCCAGcgcgcatttttatcgcctgtcaccaggcctatcacgttctaacaagtatataagtgcgaaagtgacagacATAGTGACAAACAATAAAAATGCAACCATACTGCCACCGCTGGTTACCATAAGCCGTGGCAAAACACCGTAGCaccgcgaggaagatgatgatgtaagggacccagtggcggatttgttttgcagtctttgccgccctaggccccagacCCTTTAGCCGCCCCTTCCGCAGCACCCAttatattgactacattttaagttatttcttgttatcattagcgaattttttgtcacaatttgacACTCCTAAttttttgccgccctaggcccgggcctactgggcttTAGATCACTGAGaggatcatcatcatcttgTAAACTATGCTTAAATTTATAGTATTATGGGTAGCGTGTGTGAACTGTTGTAGGGGGCAGCAGAGGAACCCTCCGTCTATTTGCATGAAGAATATTGGCAAGTTTAACTTTGGGCCACTAGATGGCAGTACAATGCGAGAGGGAACTATAGGGGACAGCACCCGCTTAGAAGCATTTAGCATTCAAGTTTACGGTTCAAGGTCATGAGGTGGCAGACCATTCAACGCGCACGGGGCCTATACTATATACActaccatagagtaatataagtaaagaaagagtggtaactccatacatcagttttcttaccaaaacgcgcgttatttcgtagtcgacatctagcgtcaagtagcggaatataATATCAGTACTACTagtcgacaatagatgtcgcggcgaacaaaaactctaatgctcaacaattttcagcttaTATTATAACCGGACCACTCCAAACTCTATTTTCATCTCctgcttctaatattagttgtaaattgtattggcagtacatttttcgtcagtagcgacacttgtgcCATCTGGTGTctagtagcagtactgatagttccactacttgacgctagatgtcgactacgaaataacgcgcgttttggtaagaaaacggATGTATGGAGTTGCCAccctttctttacttatattactctatgacaCTACAGTACAGACACACTCGGGGTAAATGTATGGTCATACCATGCCACTATTTAGCAATTGTTTTATCTCTTTCCTAAGTACAGAAAAACAAGAGATGCATAGACATATTTGCTCAAGTACGTTACATGATTAGTTAAGAGTACATGTtactataaataatttataataattatacttacacAAAGCATATAGTTTCTTGATAAACATAAGATAAaagtacaaaataataatatatgaaacATAGCTACAGCAATGTATTCACTAAATGAAATACGGGGAACTGATAAGGTGTTCAAATAAAATGTAACTATTGAATACTTACATAACAAACCTCATctaagaaataatttattttaaattgaaacttacattttattattattacttacatGCAAGGTCAATCAactattaaaatacttttattccTCAAGAGATCCTTTCACTAGGTATCAAATAATTTACTTCAGTTATTGATTGTAAAAGAGTTGTAATACCTATCAGGAAAAAAAACACCACATTTTTTTGACAACCAAATTTACCAAATAATGCATTTTGCATTGACGTgtaatatctaaggacgggctttacgggcactaaaaatggtactagatcagcggtgtcactcacgaattcgaaccaatcgtgcagtctaacgcaactagttgcgaccaatcgcgcccGTGATGCGAACttatcaaccaatcgcgttgtagcggtatcacaccgctgtactggccccactcatgccccattcttagtACCCGTAAGGCCAGTCTAGGCATTTTGGCTGTAGAGCGACACTACTTTGGCTGTGAAATTTTAGGCACAAATTTCTGTCTTCATACCTCTTTTACTATTAATAACTTTACATCACACTTACAACCCTTTAATGCACGGCTGGAGCTAATGTAGTGAGGGTTAGGGTGTTCATTGGTAGAGGCGGTCTGTTGACACACACTTTTGGTTGGGCCTGGATGTGTTTTGACCATCTGCAGAGATGCAGCAATGACTCTCTTTCAGAGATGGATAGGCGTTCCTGGAAAAACAAATTTAGTTTTATGCTTATATCACCCAATATGCACCTACTGCAATATGTCCAATCTGCAATATGTTGTTTGCCTCTACTTCTGTTTCTGTATTGTTTTTTATTGAGGTtgagtcgcttttcggtgaaggaaaacatcgtgaggaaactggactaatcccaataaggcctagtctaccctctgggttggaaggtcagatggcagtcgcattcgtaaaaactaggtcataccccaattcttgggattaattgccaagcggaccccaggctcccatgagccgtgaaAAAATGCCAGGacaacgcaaggaagaagaagagaagaccACCCAATATGCACCTATAACAATATGCCCAATATACAATATGTTGTTTGCCTCTATTTctgttactgttttttttttctgtattgctttttattgaggtgtgcaataatgagtataaatttttattgtattgtatgcatTATAATGCACACACTGTGCAAATGGAGTTTCAATGTTCAaacattatgagataaaaatatcataacattttattaaatttcaatttccTTAGCACAAATTTTCTAGGAATGCAAGGTTAAATGTTTCATAGCCAAAGGTTGCTTCATTATTCAGTCAGTatgaaaaatgcaaaaaaagggtaatttttaaaaatttcaatTGAGACATCACTTACATTAGTAACTTATTAAAAGTTTCTTAAAATTATTTAGCAATGCATATTTTGATTAACCCAGATAAccctaaaactaataaaataaatcatacCCCTGgattttttaagatttttcGATAGGTATACTTAGTATCAATTAGCCACTACAAAAaaccagaaaaaaaaacaaaataaataaacaatactaACCAGTAAAGGATATAAAACATGGTAGGCAGCCACATCTGCTATAGTCAATGATTGTCCTGTTAGGTATGTGTTTCTCTGCAAAGCTTTATTAATATCCTGAAAAAAAAGATTGGTAGTGGAGTAGCAATCACCTTTTCTGTGAACTTACTCATAGTGGTACAGGATATCTTACAAAAAtagattaaaacattatttttgttgatcAGGTGCTTTTGGTTAGCAAAATAGTATTATTAGTTTCAGTTTTGCTAATTAGAAATATTTGTAATGactaatgatatttttaaaCTTCAAGACATAATTATCACTTTTGCTGCTTAGATGTGTGTGTACACTGTAATGTAGTATATTTATAATGGAACATTGCTTACATTACATGCCATAATATATGAGTATTgttcttgtacagtcagcagcagaagttgctgagcgggcgaggtgttcaaaatgagctTGACGCgtctttattgttaagagaataagagcgtgtcaaggtaattttgaacacctcgcccgcttagcaacttctgctgctgactgtatctaGCATATGTTGTTCATAGTTTCATTTATATATGTGCTTGCTTGAAATAAAATTGTCtttttttatgtgatagtcAGCAAATGAGCAGACGAGCcacctgatgggaagcggtcatcgtcgcccatggacataagcaacatcacaggagccacttaagcgttgccaACCCCGAtttctaattatttatttatttattgaccgaagcgaagcgaaggtctacgttttgactcgggcattttgctttcgtatgtccggatgttctcctctacaggtcgcaattcttaaccgattctcgtgaaattttgagaccgaattttatgactaaataaaatttttttgtcaatccggtttttggaaatttttaaaaatggcggagtcgtgatacctggcgcctaaacaaatagtcgtatcgatatcataagacttttttctttttgaaacatgtttacagagttaatagcaaaaaatgcagaaaaaaattatcgctggtttaggcggtatttagatatttaattttaactaattttaatttgagaaggagtagctaaatttcgtcaacccatctaagaactatttggctcagtttgtaaacgttcgctttttctgtttgcacagagggtctgggttcgatccccagtaattgtatgctgggatattataactttttgtatttatttacacataaatttcgtattgtttttctttaatttactatacaccgtgtttttattgaattccgttaacttcggggtatagttaagtacgtttataagaactaaatggcatagttaattttcaaaaaaaaatttttttttgttttcttttttgttttttttttgtttaaaaagtaatgaaatgtagcatatagcgttgttgtaacacgggcattacatttaactcaaccaaacaattgaaatctgtgacatatcaatgtcatttcgtacatcaatcgaccgagattgtacttaagtttagtagcaaatgtatgaactcattctaaacactaatcaatatgtaagccggccctaaggcaagtgtacacgcttgtagaggccttatagtaaaaaaataaattatggattatctccgaaatggacttaattagaacatcggtgtctttgagaaagttacttgatttaagctcaggaatgcacccttgaaattaacggaaatcaaaaaaaaacacggtgtatttaaagctcttagcaccatgttatttcaagctctgctcgcgaggtctacagctcacagagccactagtagtaTTTCTACTTACTTGTAGGAAACTCTTAGCAAATGCCGGGTTAGCTGCCGCCTGGTTGGCGTACATAGAGATGTGTTCTAGCCACTGGTAGCAAAGCAAGGTTTGTTCTTGCGTCATTTGTACACCGCTTTGTGACGCTAAACGCATAATTATCGTAGCAAAGCCTTCTACACTTTGCTTGTTAATTACCGCAGTCAATACCTGTAAAATCCGTCAAATATTTACATAATCTACTAAacacaaaatcataaaaaaagaaacattagAAATGGGTAGGTACCCATTAATGCATCGGAGTTTCACGTGGCACAaacttaaaagaaaaatagacgAGATACAGTGCTAAAAAGTTTAATGGCAACAGGAGGCTATTAGTAATGTGTAGAATAGAAGTACCGGTGAATTAAAACAGGAtaacaattgaaataaaatacctttTCCGTACTGTAACAAGCAGTCCCAACCGGTACGTTGAGATATTTTCCTAGTATTTTCACGACTTCCACGGTACACGCGCTCATTTTGCTATGTATATTATCTGAGATATATTACCCTCTTTATTATGTTTATTGGATCAAAAGTTATTTCATTTAAGAAAAGGGAGATAAATTACAGTGAAATAGCAACGACCACAAAATGTGCCAGCTGCTAACCAAAAGTCAAATCAAATCTGACATTGACAATTGACATTTGATTTGAATACTAGGGTACGTTCAGAAATCAATGCGTTACAAATTCGTTCCAAAAACACAATGTGAAGTTCAAATTTGTTTGCAGGGGAGTCAACTCctaagaatataatactcactgaGGTCAACTCTCTCTGCGGGtaactgtaggtacagtcagcaaaaccaTTAGCTTAGCACACCTGCATACatacttatttgtattttactCTACTGCGAAAATCTTCAATATTTGCATTTTTAACAACCATATCTATTAGAAAGAGACATAAAGGAAACTTACTGTACTTAAAACTCAAACCAGATTGTATTTAATCCCACGGATGCGATGTCGCGTCAGGAATTacaattaaaatcaattctacaTTTTAAACctccagtggcctattttataaagctacaagttacaatttacaagcggaagtctcgttctaacacatagggttagaaataaacttccgcttgtaaattgtaacttgtagctttataaaataggccacaggtcGTTTTATGGCTGGCATATTTAGACTCATGGGGCTCCAGGGGTTAAATGATGTGAGTgtgaaatacaataaaataaaagtaaagttCATTCATGATGTTATAATTTAATAACTCCAAATATTTTACACAACAGTTACAGAACATAAAATACCTTTGGTATTGCGCCGTAAAGGTGGTAATAATTGCACATAATTAATTTCATCTAACTAccttatgtacaaaaaatacaatacatttatat
Coding sequences within it:
- the LOC134798321 gene encoding uncharacterized protein LOC134798321, giving the protein MSACTVEVVKILGKYLNVPVGTACYSTEKVLTAVINKQSVEGFATIIMRLASQSGVQMTQEQTLLCYQWLEHISMYANQAAANPAFAKSFLQDINKALQRNTYLTGQSLTIADVAAYHVLYPLLERLSISERESLLHLCRWSKHIQAQPKVCVNRPPLPMNTLTLTTLAPAVH